From Rhinopithecus roxellana isolate Shanxi Qingling chromosome 17, ASM756505v1, whole genome shotgun sequence, one genomic window encodes:
- the LOC115894364 gene encoding ankyrin repeat domain-containing protein 36B-like translates to MEDYELDRWPALRERLCSDGFSFPEYHIRSSHLRRIHRATLCGRLKKVDYLLIRGSDINERDKEKRTALHLACATGQPGMVSLLVSRSCELNLCDREFRTPLIKAVQLRQEACATILLKNGANPNIMDLYGRTAVHYAVYNEDTSMIEKLLFFGADIEECSKV, encoded by the exons ATGGAAGACTACGAGCTGGACAGGTGGCCCGCCCTGAGGGAGCGCTTGTGCTCAGATGGCTTCTCATTTCCCGAGTACCACATCAGATCATCTCATCTGAGAAGGATCCACAGAGCTACCCTCTGTGGTAGGCTGAAGAAGGTGGACTACCTTCTGATCAGGGGAAGTGACATCAATGAGAGAGACAAGGAGAAAAG GACTGCCCTACATTTGGCCTGTGCCACTGGCCAACCGGGCATGGTATCTCTCCTGGTGTCCAGAAGTTGTGAGCTTAACCTCTGCGACCGTGAATTCAGAACACCTCTGATCAAG GCAGTtcagctgaggcaggaagctTGTGCAACTATTCTGCTGAAAAATGGTGCCAATCCAAATATTATGGATTTATATGGAAGGACTGCTGTACACTATGCTGTGTATAATGAAGATACATCCATGAtagaaaaacttcttttttttggtgCAGATATTGAAGAATGCAGCAAGGTATAG